From the genome of Arthrobacter sp. SLBN-122:
TGATCCTGGTGGCTCACAACCAGCGGACCCGGCAGCTCGCAGACCTGCTGGTGCCGGTGGGAACGAGGAGCCAGCCCGCGCCGGCAACGCTCCGAAATGACAGCGCTGAAGATGTCCTGCCCACTGCCGCCACAGGCCCCGCTGCAGCAGAGACAAGCGGGGGCAATGCAGCCAACAACGCCGGTACCAGCCGGCCCGCCCAGGCCGCACCTGGCCCGGTCCGCCTCCTGGCCGCCCTCCTGGCGCCGGTGAGGGGCAAGTTCGGCGCCGCTGCTGTCGTCGGCACGCTGGCGGCTGTCTTCGCCGTCGCGCTTTCCGGCCTTTCCGGCTGGCTCATCATCCGCGCCAGCGAGCAGCCGCCCATCCTCTACCTCCTGACCGCCATCGTGGGCGTCCGGTTCTTCGGCATCGGCCGGGCCGTCTTCCGCTACTGGGAGCGGCTGCTGCTGCACGATGCCGTCTTTGCCGCACTCACCCGCCTGCGCGGCCGGCTTTGGGAGTCACTGAGCCGCAGGGCCCTGTCGCTGCGCCGGCTCCTGCAGGGCGGCAACGTGCTGGGGACGGTCATTGACGACGTGGACACCGTCCGCGACCTCCTTCCGCGCGTGGTCCTGCCGCCCATCACGGCGGTGGCGGTGTCCGTGCTGGCCGTGAGCGCCACCGCTGTCCTGGTCCCGGCAGCCCTTCCCGCGGTGGCCGGTGCGGCTCTCAGCGGCCTGCTGCTGGCGCCCGCTGCCGCCCTCTGGGGCGACCGCAAATCCGCCACCGCCGAGCAGTCCCTTCGCTCCGGCGTCCTGCGGCGCGTGACGGCGGCCCTGGACGCGCGCGCCGAACTGCACGCAAACGGCGTAGCACCTTTCGTGCTTGAGGCGCTACTGGCAGAGGACCGCCGCGCCACGGCCGCATCCCAGCGCTCAGCCTGGGCAGACGGCCTGGGACATGCCATCGCCACCGCCGCCTGCGGCACGGCCGCGCTGGCTGCCGCTTGGCTGGCGGCTCCCGGCGTCCTCGCGGCCCAGGTGGCCCCGGCCACCGCAGCCGTCGTGGTCCTCCTGCTGCTCGCGCTGGTGGAACCGTACGCAGCGATGACGACGGCGGCCCGCCAGTTCCCGGCGCTCCGTGCCGTCATGCGCAAGGTGGGGGAGTCGGGGGCCCTTGATGGCGGCGACGTGTCCGACGGGCTGTACCCCGTTCCCGGCCGGGCCGGCGGTGAACCCGGTGTTGAACTGGTGGACCTGGCCGTGGCCTGGCCGGTCGGCTCCCCGGTCTTCTCCGGCGTGGACGCGGTGGCAGCTCCGGGGCGGTGGCTGGCAGTGACCGGGCCTTCGGGTTCGGGAAAGTCAACCCTGCTTTCGGCGCTGCTGGGGTTCCTGCCGGCGGCTGCAGGCCAGGTGCGGGTCACCGGGCGGGCGGCGTGGTGCCCGCAGGAGGCGCACCTTTTCGACTCCACCATCCGCGGCAACCTGATGCTGGGCCGGCCGTCCGGAGATGGTGCACCGCCCCTGGCGGACGACGGGCTGGAAGCCGTCCTGGCCGCCGTCGGACTTGCGGGCCTGGTGGGCCGGCTCCCGGCGGGGCTGGACACGCGGATCGGTCCCGGCGGTGCCTTTCTGAGCGGCGGCGAGCGCCAGCGGCTGGCCGTGGCACGGACCCTGCTGACCGGCGCGCAGGTGATCCTGCTGGATGAGCCCACCGCCCACCTGGACGCGGAGTCCGCGGCCGCCATGCTGGCGGACCTGCGCGCGGGGCTTCGGGACCGCACCGTGGTGCTGGTCACCCACAACCCGGCAGACATCATGGCCGTCGACGCCCGGCTGGACCTTTCGGCATCGTCCGGACGGCCCCGGGCATCGCTGGCCGCTTCCCGGTAGGGCCGGACGCGCTCGATTTCGTCAGCCGTCGACGTCGTGAAGGTGGTGGACGACGTCGTGCAGGAAGTATTGGGAGAGCGTGAGGACAGTGAACTCCGAGCCGTTGCTGCGCAGCCCCCTGCGTCCCCAGTCCTCTTCGCGGACGCCGGCGAACGCCTCAGCGGCCTGGTGGCCTTCCGCCGCCAGTTCGCGGGCCACCTCGGAGGGTTCGGCGTTGGCGTAGTCCTTCTCAACAGCCGTCCGGTCCTGGTCCCAATCCTCGAAACGGGCGCCGTCTTCGGCGAGCATCAGGTTCAGCCGCTGGTCGAAGAGTGCGAAGACGTCCCGCACATGGCACGCATACTCCAGCGCCGACCACGTGTCGTCGTCGGGGCGCTGTGCTGCGTCCGGCCGGCGGAGGACGGCCCGCCACCGGGGGATCATGCTTTCGATGCTCCCGGGAACCGTTGACGGCGTGGCTGTGGAGGCGTTGAAGGAGCATTCCGGGCAGGGGCGGGACAGGACCCAGGTCCAGTCCTTGGCATCAGGAACGATAGGCATGGGAGCAGTCTAAGCGGTACGCATGGACCCGAAGCTACGCCTCCGCTGCCGGGCCGTCCGTCCATGCCATGGCCGGGCCCACCGCTTCAACCGCCTGGGAGAGCGGGACGCCCGAACCGTCGCGGCGGCCGTGTTCCTGCGGCAGCGACCGCGCCACGCCCGCGGCGGATGAAGCCTTGGCCGGCCCGTGTCCCGCCCAGGCGAGCAGCAGCATGTCCTCACCCTTCAGGAACCGGTGCGACCGGACCCCGGCGGTGGCACGCCCCTTGGCCGGATACTCGGAGAACGCCGTGACCTTGGCCGT
Proteins encoded in this window:
- a CDS encoding DinB family protein produces the protein MPIVPDAKDWTWVLSRPCPECSFNASTATPSTVPGSIESMIPRWRAVLRRPDAAQRPDDDTWSALEYACHVRDVFALFDQRLNLMLAEDGARFEDWDQDRTAVEKDYANAEPSEVARELAAEGHQAAEAFAGVREEDWGRRGLRSNGSEFTVLTLSQYFLHDVVHHLHDVDG
- the cydD gene encoding thiol reductant ABC exporter subunit CydD gives rise to the protein MRPAFPAGPATRSAIYWLGVLAALKALSLVLIGQAVASALAGLVAGDPAWATQLPAGLAGVVLRSLTVWGQAVAARRAALGVKEELRAELLERALRTGVRSSGPGDGGLAVLATRGLDALDSYYTQFLPALVNCAAVPLLLGARILFADWVSALVIVLTVPLIPVFMVLIGRYTEDSVREAQASLARLGAHMLELAKGLPVLVGLGRATAQRKALEEISDEYRTRTMGTLRTAFLSALALELIATISVAVVAVFIGVRLVHGDMPLEAGLLALLLAPDCYLPLRELGTAHHASDDGRVALAETAAVTGGPEPTPLPAAKAGRPGAPLEVTGLTVTYAGRSEAAVGPLTFTAPQYRITALDGPSGAGKSTILGVLAGTIGTGDGTGITGSIRGLDRSTVAWVPQHPVMVAGTVLDEVLLYLSPEAGRGTDRLAAEETARRCLDRSGAAHLAAKHQAELSPGELRRVALARGLARIEAGAALLLLDEPTAHLDDASALVVEDAIRRLRGQATVILVAHNQRTRQLADLLVPVGTRSQPAPATLRNDSAEDVLPTAATGPAAAETSGGNAANNAGTSRPAQAAPGPVRLLAALLAPVRGKFGAAAVVGTLAAVFAVALSGLSGWLIIRASEQPPILYLLTAIVGVRFFGIGRAVFRYWERLLLHDAVFAALTRLRGRLWESLSRRALSLRRLLQGGNVLGTVIDDVDTVRDLLPRVVLPPITAVAVSVLAVSATAVLVPAALPAVAGAALSGLLLAPAAALWGDRKSATAEQSLRSGVLRRVTAALDARAELHANGVAPFVLEALLAEDRRATAASQRSAWADGLGHAIATAACGTAALAAAWLAAPGVLAAQVAPATAAVVVLLLLALVEPYAAMTTAARQFPALRAVMRKVGESGALDGGDVSDGLYPVPGRAGGEPGVELVDLAVAWPVGSPVFSGVDAVAAPGRWLAVTGPSGSGKSTLLSALLGFLPAAAGQVRVTGRAAWCPQEAHLFDSTIRGNLMLGRPSGDGAPPLADDGLEAVLAAVGLAGLVGRLPAGLDTRIGPGGAFLSGGERQRLAVARTLLTGAQVILLDEPTAHLDAESAAAMLADLRAGLRDRTVVLVTHNPADIMAVDARLDLSASSGRPRASLAASR